A part of Rattus rattus isolate New Zealand chromosome 4, Rrattus_CSIRO_v1, whole genome shotgun sequence genomic DNA contains:
- the LOC116897891 gene encoding 60S ribosomal protein L7a-like, producing MGVPYCIIKGKARLGRLVHKKTCTTVAFTQVNSEDKGALAKKVEAIRTNHNDRYDEIRHHSGGTVLGPKSVARIAKLEKAKAKEFATKLG from the coding sequence atgggggtgccctactgcatcatcaagggaaaggccaggctggggcgcctggtccacaagaagacgtgcaccactgttgccttcacacaggttaactcggaagacaagggtgctctggctaagaaggtggaagctattaggaccaatcaTAATGACAGATACGATGAGATCCGCCACCACTCGGGAGGCaccgtcctgggtcctaagtctgtggctcgcattgccaagctggaaaaggcaaaggctaaagaattcgccactaaactgggttaa